A DNA window from Nitrospira sp. contains the following coding sequences:
- a CDS encoding Efflux RND transporter periplasmic adaptor subunit (MaGe:77309327) codes for MKSLKQHPFVILGVIIFFAITALVVFRLSSGAKTDGKKARIITVGIATPLKQDLPIRLAYTADIIPNQVVNLFSRVDGYIAKIHVDKGDHVKAGQLLVEIDHTDYQHAVNQAKANLAAAKAKVTQQQAAVRNATLMLDRMQALIKDQFVSQQDLDNAQVNFDGAAAALESLQAQVKQMEVALAQAETNLAYSYIRAPFAGYVAERNLDPGANVTSATASTSINSRGILSLHEIDTVRILIEVVEKDIPLIHIGQKADVRAEAYPDRVFDGTVTRIVQALNRATRTMTVEIDLPNKDRALKGGMFARVEALVGTHQQAVQIPIDAVSRLEDLQYVYIVRDGSARRVNVEIGAREGNRVEVTKGLAGDEQIIVSGKDLVHDGTPVQTQSLAPNVPDESPAPTPVSPAPAKGKG; via the coding sequence ATGAAGTCGCTGAAACAACACCCGTTCGTCATTCTCGGCGTGATTATTTTCTTTGCGATTACGGCGCTGGTGGTCTTCCGTCTAAGCAGCGGCGCCAAAACCGACGGCAAAAAGGCTCGTATTATCACAGTGGGAATCGCCACTCCCCTGAAACAGGATCTCCCCATCCGCCTGGCTTACACCGCCGACATCATTCCCAATCAGGTGGTGAACCTCTTCTCCCGTGTCGATGGGTACATCGCCAAAATTCACGTGGATAAAGGGGATCACGTGAAAGCCGGGCAATTGCTGGTCGAAATCGACCACACCGACTATCAGCATGCGGTCAATCAAGCCAAGGCCAACCTCGCGGCGGCCAAAGCCAAAGTCACGCAGCAACAAGCGGCCGTCCGCAACGCGACGCTGATGCTCGACCGGATGCAAGCGCTGATCAAGGATCAATTTGTGTCACAGCAAGACTTGGATAACGCCCAGGTGAACTTCGACGGCGCCGCGGCCGCACTGGAGTCCTTGCAGGCCCAAGTCAAGCAAATGGAGGTCGCGCTCGCCCAGGCGGAAACGAATCTGGCCTATTCCTACATCCGCGCGCCCTTTGCCGGGTATGTCGCGGAGCGCAATCTCGATCCGGGCGCCAACGTCACGAGCGCCACCGCCAGCACCTCGATCAATTCGCGCGGCATCCTGAGCCTGCATGAGATCGACACCGTGCGGATTCTGATCGAAGTGGTGGAAAAGGATATTCCACTCATCCACATCGGCCAAAAAGCGGACGTCCGCGCCGAAGCCTATCCCGATCGCGTGTTCGACGGAACCGTCACGCGCATCGTCCAGGCGCTCAATCGCGCCACGCGCACCATGACCGTCGAAATCGATTTGCCCAACAAGGACCGCGCATTAAAAGGCGGCATGTTCGCCCGCGTCGAAGCGCTGGTGGGCACCCACCAGCAAGCCGTGCAAATCCCGATCGACGCGGTCAGCCGGCTGGAAGACCTGCAATATGTCTACATCGTGCGGGATGGCAGCGCCCGGCGGGTGAATGTCGAAATCGGCGCGCGCGAGGGAAATCGCGTGGAAGTGACCAAGGGACTGGCTGGCGACGAACAGATCATCGTGTCGGGCAAAGATCTCGTACACGACGGCACTCCCGTGCAAACGCAATCGCTCGCGCCCAATGTGCCAGATGAATCTCCTGCGCCGACACCAGTCTCACCAGCTCCTGCCAAAGGCAAAGGATAG
- a CDS encoding PilZ domain-containing protein (MaGe:77309323) → MSWWKSDTTASVSHSALTGTERRRDPRIGTRFTVRYSGADGRKIVMGHAVIVDLSQQGFGLTGSRGLKRGMELALFLELHESDRPLCIPQVQVLWVSGIHCGIQLPPKKSRTMDWMDTLLDGR, encoded by the coding sequence ATGAGTTGGTGGAAATCGGATACGACCGCCTCAGTCTCACACTCCGCCTTAACGGGAACGGAACGGCGCCGGGATCCGCGCATCGGCACAAGATTTACCGTGCGCTATTCGGGAGCCGACGGCCGGAAAATCGTGATGGGTCACGCCGTCATCGTCGATCTGAGCCAGCAGGGATTCGGCCTGACCGGCAGCCGTGGCCTGAAACGAGGGATGGAGCTGGCGCTCTTTCTCGAACTCCACGAGTCAGACCGCCCGCTGTGCATTCCCCAAGTCCAGGTACTCTGGGTAAGCGGGATCCACTGCGGCATCCAGCTCCCACCGAAGAAGAGCCGAACAATGGATTGGATGGATACCCTGCTGGACGGCCGCTAG
- a CDS encoding PilZ domain-containing protein (MaGe:77309322), with protein sequence MKRPSSPSTKPLRSTPLGLDKRYSERVAIICPVQYAGEVLTQPHKGEGVTKDISLAGCKMISEHPVTRGTLLSLTIALPDGDAPLKLTSVHVVWVSGCHFAVRFMQLGQSDRKRIQAFLWKNITHDTVHNQRARFRLV encoded by the coding sequence ATGAAACGGCCGTCATCGCCTTCCACAAAGCCCTTACGATCCACCCCTTTGGGTCTGGACAAGCGCTATTCCGAGCGAGTGGCCATCATCTGTCCGGTGCAGTACGCGGGAGAAGTCTTAACCCAACCGCACAAGGGCGAAGGAGTCACGAAAGACATTTCGCTCGCCGGGTGCAAGATGATCAGTGAACATCCCGTCACCCGGGGAACCTTATTGTCATTGACGATTGCGCTGCCCGACGGGGACGCTCCGTTGAAGCTCACCTCGGTCCATGTCGTATGGGTATCGGGCTGTCATTTCGCCGTCCGCTTTATGCAGCTCGGCCAATCCGACCGTAAACGCATTCAAGCCTTCCTCTGGAAAAATATTACTCACGACACGGTTCACAACCAACGGGCTCGCTTCCGACTGGTGTAA
- a CDS encoding TetR/AcrR family transcriptional regulator (MaGe:77309326) has product MLRTPRPPRQSSQERQASLIQAATRLFAKKGFNGTTTKEIAKAAGISEALVFKHFPTKRALYAAILAEKVTINELLGAIEASAKKRDDRRVFTLIAGYRIRPGADPTLLRLLLFSALEGHELSDMFFGKHHKVFYDRLAAYIQARVEDGAFREVDPLLAARAFIGMVVHHRLLHEIFGVKMDRSHDDTVSTYVDIFLQGLVAPPATSRARKSRART; this is encoded by the coding sequence ATGCTGCGAACACCCCGACCGCCCAGACAATCCAGCCAGGAACGCCAGGCCAGCCTGATTCAGGCCGCCACGAGGCTGTTCGCTAAGAAAGGCTTCAACGGCACCACCACAAAAGAAATCGCCAAGGCTGCCGGCATCAGTGAAGCGCTGGTCTTCAAGCACTTCCCAACCAAGCGCGCGCTCTATGCCGCCATTCTCGCAGAAAAAGTGACGATCAACGAGCTGCTTGGCGCCATCGAAGCCTCCGCCAAAAAACGGGACGACCGGCGCGTGTTCACCCTGATCGCCGGCTATCGGATTCGCCCCGGCGCCGACCCGACGCTCTTGCGGCTCTTGCTATTCAGCGCGCTCGAAGGCCACGAACTGTCCGACATGTTTTTCGGCAAGCACCACAAAGTCTTCTACGACCGCCTCGCGGCCTATATTCAGGCGCGGGTCGAAGACGGTGCCTTCCGTGAGGTCGATCCTCTCCTGGCGGCCCGCGCCTTTATCGGCATGGTCGTGCATCACCGCCTGTTGCATGAAATCTTCGGCGTGAAAATGGATCGATCGCACGACGATACGGTCTCGACTTATGTGGACATCTTTCTCCAAGGGCTCGTCGCGCCGCCTGCAACCAGCCGCGCAAGAAAATCGAGGGCCCGGACATGA
- a CDS encoding PilZ domain-containing protein (MaGe:77309324) produces the protein MKLYPVQHAPEGLNHSATERRDIDRIPLSFSLMYSGANETRAILGHGTVIDMSREGLGLRGSQPVNVGMDLLLLLSPSDTKHPPVVIQAQVAWIDEHRFGLRFTQSPATSALWLQRFLRSFFHMPRASKSA, from the coding sequence ATGAAACTGTACCCTGTCCAGCATGCACCAGAAGGGCTCAATCACTCTGCAACTGAACGACGTGACATCGACCGCATCCCGCTCTCGTTTAGCCTGATGTATTCCGGGGCAAATGAAACCCGCGCCATCCTGGGCCATGGCACAGTCATCGACATGTCCCGGGAAGGATTGGGCCTTCGAGGCAGCCAACCAGTCAATGTCGGCATGGATCTCCTTCTGCTTCTCTCACCGTCCGATACGAAACACCCGCCCGTTGTTATTCAAGCTCAAGTCGCATGGATCGACGAACACCGGTTCGGCCTGCGGTTCACACAGAGCCCGGCCACTTCAGCACTCTGGCTTCAGCGGTTTCTCCGGTCATTCTTTCACATGCCTCGCGCCAGCAAGAGCGCCTAA
- a CDS encoding PilZ domain-containing protein (MaGe:77309325), protein MSLAAAPQHHLSRTDQRQTYRIATSRPLRYAPRQTTSRIGQALLLDLSDVGCRIESASLLAMGERLALVIELPQPVLITDAQVVWADGSRYGLSFARVSPLERSRLRRFLWKHLPDAAMSDLLPLFAVIEEPHHSQRHPHRPR, encoded by the coding sequence ATGTCTTTAGCCGCCGCACCGCAACACCACCTATCCCGAACGGATCAACGACAGACCTATCGCATCGCGACAAGCAGACCTCTGCGATACGCGCCGCGCCAGACAACCAGCCGGATCGGCCAGGCCCTCCTGCTTGATCTCTCCGATGTCGGGTGCCGCATCGAGAGCGCCAGCCTTCTCGCGATGGGAGAACGGCTAGCCCTGGTCATCGAGCTTCCTCAACCCGTGCTGATCACGGATGCGCAGGTCGTGTGGGCCGATGGATCCCGGTACGGGCTGAGCTTTGCGCGGGTCAGCCCCCTCGAACGGTCGCGCCTTCGCCGGTTTCTCTGGAAACATCTCCCCGATGCCGCCATGAGCGATCTGCTTCCGCTCTTTGCCGTGATCGAAGAGCCGCACCATTCGCAGAGACACCCCCACCGGCCGCGTTAA